A section of the Leptotrichia sp. HSP-342 genome encodes:
- a CDS encoding alpha/beta hydrolase-fold protein, with translation MKKDLVIILFIMLIAGVIGNGATRGNRKRVSRKKIRNVKVSEKTVDLSNYDGIKKINIFVQGFESGPAVSKVIFEMADYRITNLDKNDWKIKTNGFERKVMNVYVSDKKGEKAFDTGIVTLELENKFSPDTLKYEGTPFEYNTEKFFNEWVKGYVVEINGKITVNGKDYLVSKKEDVINNRVSTDTELFNYRSSFSGDYKNPITKKIENLKLEMAAYEPENFKLGAKKPLIIWLHGQGEGGTDPDIDILGTETSAFAKEEIQKYFTAGGTDTKGAFVLAVQSPTYWMDEGDGTNGNGSGNSRYTQILIDTIKEYVKHNPYVDAGRIYLAGDSNGGYMTVNMIITYPDYFAAAVPICEAYAYHEYVRNSDGTYKTNNIKVLAGVKNSAVSRFVETKKLWVTNEKIQKMKKTPVWFIAAADDAIVTPKKFSLPTYRDLLKAGADNAWYSYYENVIGTDVPDSRFPGHFSWIYFLNNQVEGVQNRDKIKNSKDTETFGFEPSNAGKGGNEKAKVNGKTFGNIFEWMNFQKKSNRK, from the coding sequence ATGAAAAAAGATCTAGTAATAATTTTATTTATTATGCTAATTGCTGGAGTAATTGGAAATGGGGCGACACGTGGTAATAGAAAGAGAGTTAGCAGGAAAAAAATTCGAAATGTGAAAGTGAGTGAAAAAACTGTGGATTTATCCAATTATGACGGGATAAAGAAAATTAACATTTTTGTACAAGGTTTTGAGAGCGGGCCTGCTGTGAGCAAAGTTATTTTTGAAATGGCTGATTATAGAATTACGAATCTTGATAAAAATGATTGGAAAATAAAAACAAATGGATTTGAGCGAAAAGTAATGAATGTGTATGTTTCGGATAAGAAAGGAGAGAAAGCCTTTGATACTGGGATTGTTACACTTGAATTAGAAAATAAGTTTAGTCCAGATACATTGAAGTACGAAGGAACACCGTTTGAATACAATACAGAGAAATTTTTTAATGAATGGGTAAAAGGATATGTTGTGGAAATCAATGGGAAAATTACAGTTAATGGAAAAGATTATTTGGTCAGTAAAAAAGAGGATGTAATTAATAATAGAGTTTCGACTGATACAGAATTGTTTAATTATAGAAGTTCATTTAGTGGAGATTATAAAAACCCAATTACTAAAAAAATAGAAAATCTAAAACTGGAAATGGCGGCTTATGAGCCTGAAAATTTTAAATTGGGAGCAAAAAAGCCTTTAATCATTTGGCTTCACGGACAAGGGGAAGGTGGAACAGATCCTGATATTGATATTCTGGGTACAGAAACTTCGGCATTTGCGAAAGAGGAAATTCAGAAATATTTTACTGCAGGAGGAACTGATACAAAAGGAGCATTTGTTCTGGCTGTACAGTCGCCAACTTACTGGATGGATGAAGGCGATGGGACTAATGGAAATGGAAGTGGAAATTCGAGATACACTCAAATTTTGATCGATACAATCAAGGAATATGTAAAGCATAATCCGTATGTCGATGCAGGCAGAATTTACCTTGCTGGAGATTCAAATGGTGGATACATGACTGTAAATATGATAATCACTTATCCAGACTATTTTGCAGCGGCAGTACCGATTTGCGAGGCGTATGCTTATCACGAATATGTGAGAAATAGCGATGGAACTTATAAAACAAACAATATTAAAGTTTTGGCAGGCGTAAAAAACAGTGCAGTCTCAAGATTTGTAGAAACTAAAAAACTATGGGTAACGAATGAAAAAATTCAAAAGATGAAAAAAACGCCAGTGTGGTTTATTGCCGCAGCAGATGATGCGATTGTTACACCGAAAAAATTCTCACTTCCAACGTATAGAGATTTATTAAAGGCTGGAGCGGATAATGCATGGTATTCGTATTATGAAAATGTAATTGGGACAGATGTGCCAGATTCAAGATTTCCTGGACATTTTTCGTGGATATATTTTTTGAATAATCAAGTGGAAGGTGTGCAGAACAGGGATAAAATAAAAAATTCCAAAGATACCGAAACTTTCGGATTTGAGCCAAGTAATGCTGGAAAAGGTGGGAATGAAAAGGCTAAAGTTAATGGGAAAACATTTGGAAATATATTTGAATGGATGAATTTTCAGAAAAAAAGTAATAGAAAATAA
- a CDS encoding Glu/Leu/Phe/Val family dehydrogenase, which produces MAKETLNPFEIAQKQIKSACDKLNADPAVYEILKNPMRVLEVSFPVKLDDGTVKTFVGYRSQHNNAVGPFKGGLRFHPDVTKDEVKALSTWMTFKCSVAGIPYGGGKGGMAINPKEYSKAELERISKGFAKAISPIIGEKVDIPAPDVNTNGQIMSWMVDAYEEVAGKSTKGVFTGKPLEFGGSLARTEATGYGVHLTAKKALEKLNIDVKGATYAVQGFGNVGFYTAYYAHKDGAKIVAFSNTDVAIYNENGIDMEAVIKDFEENGRITANKGYGKDITNAELLELEVDVLAPCALENQITSENADRIKAKVITEGANGPTTPEADEILFKKGIIVIPDILANSGGVVVSYFEWVQNLQSYYWPFEEVQQKEDALLSTAFEDVWNLANEYKVDLRNAAYMKSIERISKAMKLRGWY; this is translated from the coding sequence ATGGCAAAAGAAACATTAAATCCGTTTGAGATTGCTCAAAAACAAATCAAATCAGCTTGTGATAAATTGAATGCAGATCCAGCTGTTTATGAAATTCTAAAAAATCCTATGAGAGTGTTAGAAGTATCGTTCCCAGTAAAACTAGACGACGGAACAGTTAAAACATTTGTAGGATACAGATCTCAACATAACAATGCGGTAGGGCCTTTCAAAGGTGGACTTAGATTCCATCCAGATGTAACAAAAGATGAAGTAAAAGCGCTGTCTACTTGGATGACATTCAAATGTTCAGTAGCAGGAATCCCTTACGGTGGGGGAAAAGGTGGAATGGCAATTAACCCTAAAGAATATTCTAAAGCTGAGTTAGAAAGAATTTCTAAAGGTTTTGCAAAAGCAATTTCACCAATCATTGGAGAAAAAGTTGACATACCAGCTCCAGACGTTAACACAAATGGACAAATCATGTCATGGATGGTTGACGCTTATGAAGAAGTTGCAGGAAAATCAACAAAAGGTGTATTCACAGGAAAACCTTTAGAATTTGGAGGATCTCTTGCAAGAACAGAAGCTACAGGATACGGAGTTCATTTAACAGCTAAAAAAGCATTAGAAAAATTAAACATTGATGTTAAAGGAGCAACATACGCTGTACAAGGATTTGGAAATGTTGGGTTCTATACAGCTTACTACGCACACAAAGATGGTGCAAAAATTGTAGCATTCTCAAATACAGATGTTGCAATTTACAATGAGAATGGAATTGACATGGAAGCTGTAATTAAAGACTTTGAAGAAAATGGACGTATTACAGCAAACAAAGGTTACGGAAAAGATATTACAAATGCTGAATTGTTAGAATTGGAAGTTGATGTTTTAGCACCATGTGCTTTAGAAAATCAAATTACTTCTGAAAACGCTGACAGAATTAAAGCAAAAGTAATAACAGAAGGAGCAAATGGACCAACTACTCCAGAAGCTGATGAAATCTTATTCAAAAAAGGAATTATAGTTATTCCTGACATTCTAGCAAATTCAGGTGGAGTTGTAGTTTCATACTTTGAATGGGTACAAAATTTACAAAGTTACTACTGGCCATTTGAAGAAGTTCAACAAAAAGAAGATGCATTATTGTCAACAGCATTTGAAGATGTATGGAACTTAGCGAATGAATACAAAGTAGATTTAAGAAATGCTGCTTATATGAAGAGTATCGAAAGAATTTCAAAAGCAATGAAATTAAGAGGATGGTATTAA
- a CDS encoding YciI family protein, whose translation MKPIFVISTTYTKSLEEVGKFRQEHFNFIQKNIDAGKFMAGGRQNPPTGGLILAYNVTKSELEEILKEDPYYKNNLIETLITEFTPALFDEDLKKLQEK comes from the coding sequence ATGAAACCAATTTTTGTTATATCTACAACTTATACAAAATCGCTTGAAGAAGTAGGAAAATTTAGACAGGAACATTTTAATTTTATTCAAAAAAATATTGATGCTGGAAAATTTATGGCTGGAGGGAGACAAAATCCACCAACTGGCGGACTTATTTTAGCATATAATGTAACAAAATCAGAACTTGAGGAAATATTAAAAGAAGATCCGTATTACAAGAATAATTTGATAGAAACTCTAATAACTGAATTTACACCTGCACTATTTGATGAAGATTTAAAAAAATTACAAGAAAAATAA
- a CDS encoding ABC transporter substrate-binding protein, which translates to MKKRLLVILISILMLIILIGCGNKKENEVKEKAEQGKIKVKALKGPPAVSMVKLFADNEAGKTSNKYETSIINSVDEVVAIVAKKDYDIITIPSNLASVMYNKTNGDVKIASILALGINYIVGNNDTVKSIQDLKGKTIYTFGKGATSEIVLNYVLKGNGLEPGKDVKIEFKSEATEVAAVLASEKDAIAMLPEPFLSSAQVKNPKLKVLISMGDEWDKVKGTLPKSQISGVVIVRKEFAEKNPEAVKNFLKEYQESIQFLSANPNEAAKLTGKYGIVPEPVAKRAIPRANITFIAGNEMKEKMTEYLKILYKANPKSVGGKLPKDDFYIIN; encoded by the coding sequence ATGAAAAAACGACTTTTAGTGATTTTAATTTCAATTTTAATGTTGATTATTCTTATTGGATGTGGAAACAAAAAGGAGAATGAAGTCAAAGAAAAGGCTGAACAGGGGAAAATCAAGGTAAAAGCCTTAAAAGGGCCTCCAGCTGTAAGCATGGTAAAATTATTTGCAGACAATGAAGCAGGAAAAACTTCAAACAAATATGAAACTTCTATTATAAATTCAGTAGATGAAGTTGTTGCAATAGTTGCAAAAAAAGATTATGACATAATCACTATACCATCAAACCTGGCTTCTGTTATGTACAACAAAACTAATGGAGATGTAAAAATTGCCTCCATACTGGCATTAGGCATTAATTATATAGTCGGAAACAATGATACTGTAAAATCTATTCAAGATTTGAAGGGAAAAACAATATATACCTTTGGAAAAGGAGCAACTTCTGAAATTGTCTTAAATTATGTACTAAAAGGAAATGGACTAGAGCCAGGAAAAGATGTGAAAATAGAATTTAAGTCTGAAGCTACAGAAGTTGCTGCAGTTTTAGCAAGTGAGAAAGATGCTATCGCAATGCTGCCTGAACCTTTCCTGTCATCAGCGCAAGTTAAAAATCCCAAATTAAAGGTACTTATTTCTATGGGCGATGAATGGGACAAAGTAAAAGGAACTCTGCCAAAATCCCAAATTTCAGGAGTAGTTATTGTAAGAAAAGAATTTGCAGAAAAAAATCCTGAAGCAGTAAAAAACTTCTTAAAAGAATATCAGGAATCAATACAATTTCTAAGTGCCAATCCTAATGAAGCTGCAAAACTGACTGGAAAATATGGAATCGTTCCTGAACCTGTCGCAAAAAGAGCCATCCCAAGAGCGAATATCACATTTATTGCAGGAAACGAAATGAAGGAAAAAATGACAGAATACTTAAAAATACTATATAAAGCTAATCCAAAATCTGTTGGAGGTAAATTGCCAAAAGACGATTTTTATATCATAAATTAA
- a CDS encoding AMP-binding protein has product MFLERTERLALVDFDNKHINYIDLINNIKYFSEYVVELEKEKFGLIVMENRPEWIYSFFAVWDKKSAGIALDANSNSDEILYVLEDSHPNVIFCSNETEGTIFEAVEKYSSKNTVKVINVDKITVEQEKMNVIKNMQFELENPTGDETAAMLYTSGTTGSPKGVMLSFNNLNTEMEGLYEKGIFDHRDQILAILPFHHVLPLTATVLLMLKYQTSIVFVEKIASKEIFDALEKNRVTAIIGVPRVFKLFYDGIKQQIDAKFITRFIYKMMSNVKSLKIKRKVFAKVHKKFGGHLDFIVVGGAKMDPEISKFYETLGFYALEGYGLTETSPVIAVNSKKERKIGTVGKKLCNVDVKIVDEELWVKGPIVMKGYYNKPDKTAEVITEDGWFKTGDLATIDEEGYVTIRGRKNTMIVLSNGKNIDPETLENRVIAQSNGLIKEIGIFNYKNKLAAIIVPDLLELRKRGITNTKAYIKNIVEDYNLKAHNYEKVLDYKLFEEELPKTRVGKTRRFMLPDLYEKNEIVKKEKTPEPTDEAYKILKEYVKKNKGIEPQPEENLELEIGMDSLDIVEFFAFIENSFGIQLDEEKFAEMPNLKLLSEYINQKATKFEDSDVDWKQIINETKPIQDDKNRWVTKLLKVFQPIVDLYFRVKKVDRKKLTDNPQIFVSNHQSFIDPLILGSLFPNKIVFNTLFLAIDWYFKKGVMKLLVSNGNVVLIDINKNIRKSVEEIVGYLKSGKSIVIFPEGARTKDGKVAQFKKVFAIIAKELNVDVQCLGIKGAFEAYSRYMKFPKPKKIEVAVLEKFSPEGSYDEITQKAEKIIREYVEN; this is encoded by the coding sequence ATGTTTTTAGAGAGAACGGAGCGACTGGCATTAGTTGACTTTGACAATAAACATATTAATTATATTGATTTGATAAATAATATAAAGTATTTTTCTGAATATGTAGTTGAACTGGAAAAAGAAAAATTTGGGCTGATTGTTATGGAAAATCGTCCAGAATGGATTTACAGCTTTTTTGCAGTATGGGATAAAAAATCAGCTGGAATAGCCCTTGATGCTAATAGTAATTCAGATGAAATTTTATATGTACTGGAAGATTCACACCCAAATGTAATTTTTTGTTCAAATGAAACAGAAGGAACTATTTTTGAAGCAGTTGAAAAATATAGTTCAAAAAATACTGTAAAAGTAATAAATGTGGATAAAATTACAGTTGAACAGGAAAAAATGAATGTTATAAAAAATATGCAGTTTGAGCTTGAAAATCCAACTGGAGATGAAACAGCGGCTATGCTTTATACTTCAGGGACAACTGGAAGTCCAAAAGGTGTAATGCTGTCTTTTAATAATTTAAATACTGAAATGGAAGGACTTTATGAAAAGGGAATATTTGATCATAGAGATCAGATCTTAGCAATATTGCCGTTTCACCATGTTCTGCCATTGACAGCAACTGTACTTTTGATGTTAAAATATCAAACTTCAATTGTATTTGTAGAAAAAATTGCAAGCAAGGAAATATTTGATGCGCTTGAAAAAAATAGAGTAACTGCAATAATAGGTGTTCCGAGAGTATTCAAGCTATTTTATGATGGAATAAAGCAGCAAATTGATGCAAAATTTATTACACGATTTATTTACAAAATGATGAGCAATGTTAAATCATTGAAGATAAAAAGAAAAGTCTTTGCAAAAGTCCATAAAAAATTCGGTGGACATCTTGACTTCATTGTTGTCGGTGGAGCAAAAATGGATCCTGAAATTTCAAAGTTTTATGAAACATTGGGATTTTATGCCCTTGAAGGTTATGGACTTACAGAGACCTCACCAGTTATTGCTGTAAATTCAAAAAAAGAAAGAAAAATTGGAACAGTTGGAAAAAAATTATGCAATGTGGATGTAAAAATTGTAGATGAAGAATTGTGGGTTAAAGGACCAATTGTTATGAAAGGTTACTATAACAAACCTGATAAGACGGCAGAAGTTATTACTGAAGACGGATGGTTCAAGACAGGAGATTTAGCAACAATTGACGAAGAAGGATATGTTACAATTCGTGGAAGAAAAAATACAATGATTGTCCTTTCAAATGGTAAGAATATTGACCCTGAAACGCTTGAAAATAGAGTAATTGCACAAAGTAATGGATTAATCAAGGAAATTGGTATTTTTAATTACAAGAACAAGTTAGCTGCAATAATTGTTCCAGATTTATTAGAGCTTAGAAAACGTGGAATTACAAATACAAAAGCCTACATCAAAAATATTGTAGAGGACTATAATTTAAAGGCACATAACTATGAGAAAGTACTTGATTACAAACTGTTTGAAGAAGAACTGCCAAAAACACGTGTTGGAAAGACACGTAGATTTATGTTGCCAGATTTATACGAAAAAAATGAAATCGTAAAAAAAGAAAAAACACCTGAACCTACAGACGAAGCATATAAGATTTTAAAAGAATATGTCAAGAAAAATAAAGGGATTGAACCACAGCCCGAAGAAAATTTGGAACTTGAAATCGGAATGGATTCACTTGACATTGTAGAATTTTTTGCATTTATAGAAAATAGTTTTGGAATTCAGCTAGATGAAGAAAAATTTGCTGAAATGCCAAATCTGAAACTATTATCAGAGTACATTAATCAAAAAGCAACAAAATTTGAAGATAGTGATGTAGACTGGAAACAGATTATAAATGAAACAAAACCTATACAAGATGATAAAAACCGATGGGTAACAAAACTGTTGAAAGTATTTCAGCCAATAGTTGACTTATATTTCAGAGTAAAAAAAGTTGACAGAAAAAAATTAACAGACAATCCACAAATCTTTGTATCAAACCATCAAAGTTTTATAGATCCATTGATTTTAGGATCACTTTTTCCAAATAAAATTGTTTTTAATACATTGTTTTTAGCAATTGACTGGTATTTTAAAAAAGGTGTAATGAAACTTCTTGTTTCAAATGGAAATGTCGTTTTAATTGATATTAATAAAAATATTAGAAAAAGTGTAGAAGAAATAGTTGGATATCTAAAAAGTGGTAAAAGCATCGTAATTTTCCCAGAAGGAGCAAGGACAAAAGATGGAAAAGTTGCTCAATTTAAAAAAGTATTTGCTATAATTGCAAAGGAACTAAATGTGGATGTTCAATGTCTTGGAATAAAAGGAGCATTTGAAGCATATTCAAGATACATGAAGTTCCCAAAACCAAAAAAAATCGAAGTAGCAGTGCTGGAAAAATTCTCGCCAGAAGGAAGCTATGATGAAATTACACAAAAAGCAGAAAAAATTATAAGAGAGTATGTTGAGAACTAA
- a CDS encoding sucrose-specific PTS transporter subunit IIBC encodes MAKSYEEIAKEVIEAIGGKENISSFAHCATRLRIMVVDKDKIDKDKVDNIEKVKGTMFNSGQFQIIFGTGTVNKVYEAVQGLGGVSESSVSDMKKEAAKQGNVIQRISRTFGDIFVPIIPVLVATGLLMGLRNVITNPDFLKLFGATPKGINENFLLYTRILTDTAFVILPVLVAWSSFKVFGGSPVLGIVLGAMLISGELPNAYVVAAGGAKPLTFFGFLPVVGYQGSVLPALFVGLIGAKLEQRLRKIVPDVLDLLVTPFLVFVVMSVLGLFVIGPVFHSVETIILGVTRWILGLPFGIAGIVIGGVHQIIVVTGVHHIFNFLESQLLNTPDPITGEKLNAFNPLITAAMSGQLGATLAVGLKTKDLKLKALAFPSALSAALGITEPAIYGVNLVKGKGKPFVMGLIGGAIGGFFASVFKLKATGMAVTIVPGMLLFLNSLPLYILMVAISIGAGFALTYTMVKLDK; translated from the coding sequence ATGGCAAAAAGTTATGAAGAGATAGCTAAAGAAGTGATAGAAGCTATTGGAGGAAAAGAAAATATAAGTTCATTTGCACATTGTGCAACAAGACTTAGAATTATGGTAGTTGACAAGGATAAAATTGACAAGGACAAGGTAGATAATATTGAAAAAGTAAAAGGAACAATGTTTAATTCAGGACAGTTTCAAATAATCTTTGGAACAGGGACTGTAAATAAAGTTTATGAAGCTGTTCAAGGACTTGGAGGAGTAAGTGAATCTTCAGTATCCGATATGAAAAAAGAAGCAGCTAAACAAGGTAATGTTATTCAAAGAATTTCAAGAACATTTGGAGATATTTTTGTTCCAATTATACCAGTATTGGTAGCAACAGGATTATTAATGGGACTTCGTAATGTAATAACTAACCCAGATTTTTTAAAATTATTTGGAGCAACACCAAAAGGAATAAACGAAAATTTCTTGTTATATACTAGAATATTGACGGATACAGCATTTGTTATTTTACCAGTATTAGTTGCATGGTCTTCATTTAAAGTCTTTGGTGGCTCGCCAGTATTAGGAATTGTTTTAGGAGCAATGTTAATTAGTGGTGAATTACCGAATGCTTACGTAGTAGCTGCTGGTGGAGCAAAACCATTAACATTCTTTGGTTTTTTACCAGTAGTTGGATATCAAGGTTCAGTATTGCCTGCATTATTTGTAGGTTTGATTGGTGCAAAATTAGAACAAAGATTAAGAAAAATTGTACCAGATGTACTAGATTTATTAGTAACGCCGTTTTTAGTATTTGTAGTAATGAGTGTGTTGGGACTATTTGTAATTGGTCCAGTATTCCATTCAGTAGAAACTATTATATTGGGTGTAACTAGATGGATTTTAGGATTACCATTTGGAATAGCGGGAATTGTTATTGGTGGAGTTCATCAAATAATAGTTGTAACAGGAGTTCACCACATATTTAATTTCTTAGAATCACAACTTTTAAATACTCCAGATCCAATTACTGGAGAAAAATTAAATGCTTTTAATCCATTAATTACAGCAGCAATGTCAGGACAATTAGGAGCAACTTTAGCAGTAGGATTAAAAACAAAGGATCTTAAATTAAAAGCATTAGCATTCCCTTCAGCTTTATCAGCAGCATTGGGAATTACTGAGCCAGCAATTTACGGAGTAAATCTAGTAAAAGGTAAAGGTAAACCTTTTGTTATGGGGCTTATTGGTGGAGCAATAGGAGGTTTCTTTGCTTCAGTATTTAAACTTAAAGCAACAGGAATGGCTGTAACAATTGTACCAGGAATGTTATTATTCTTAAATAGCTTGCCACTTTATATTTTAATGGTAGCAATTTCAATTGGAGCAGGATTTGCATTAACATATACAATGGTAAAACTTGATAAATAA